From Dethiobacter alkaliphilus AHT 1, one genomic window encodes:
- a CDS encoding PD-(D/E)XK nuclease family protein: MNILLKTLAQICRTHKIQEKLLLCNTLSTGHQLLESLSKENVPWLNLRPVTPLELATEQAKPMLLTKNITIPTEGQLLFLLEEILQQMRANSQLQYFAELHNQNSLTRVLYPTIKELRLTGITASQLNESSFVDPCKGQEIITVLTLWEEKLSSLNWADAATIYNIALQTKTNSSPYYLIPEDLDLSPLELTFVKHLTSHKQIILPQDPVLNHSHSHTFTTPQPTPQSPLSWLFDPQNSPQPPELTILRAYGQTNEIRQVLRHLQQENIPLDNAVVCHTSTKYIPLILTITASQNIPVTFAEGIPLGFTRPGRFTLQLIRWIEERYTSLILHQLMTSGDMRLTSATTQARLLRQANIGWERSRYIPCTESLHQSILQKATAATNEGNDPYAQYLHQQAEHVSTLKQTLTQIFSRIPDATDGNVSFPKLCRGISQTTSTYARISSPTDGLALAAIQDTLTEAAHAFSGTLPLREALRRLHQVLDTLHTAASPPKPGHLHITGLNQAAFTHRPVTFMVGLDANFPGSGLQDPVLLDQEREQIHPELSLLTHEPAKRQYRLARYLSSRRGQIILSYPSYDTVEGRHTSPAAILLQAHRLQTNNPTADYSALQESLTTPAGFLAPSPDQFTTLEEWWLTTTLKNLSAHNINTVTACYPHIASGLEAHQHRAGTDFTPYDGRVDPDLDRDPRISQTLTLSATQFENLANCPFGYFLRYVLRIQPPEDAEYDPGTWLDPLTRGSLLHDIYCTYLRQTHNPDNPQPPNKQTLLSIAEDLINQTKQTLPPPSDMVFEHEKEELLRGLEVFWRVEESAQTKPAFFEVPFGFGQQEAEEAGLGLSEPVTVTLSDGKEIRIRGRIDRIDYGTAENLYQVWDFKTGSTYGYEEQAVFKQGRQIQHALYAFAAEAILKQSGTDHNAKVEASGYLFPTDKGEGQRFARLQANRHQILELLSQGLDIVATGTFCATDDQNRCTFCDFKIVCRHPQASIQAKEKKEHPDLDAWRGLEDYE, from the coding sequence ATGAACATCCTGTTAAAAACCCTGGCCCAAATCTGCCGGACCCATAAAATCCAGGAAAAACTTTTGCTCTGCAATACTCTCTCCACCGGCCATCAACTCCTGGAGAGCCTGAGCAAAGAGAATGTGCCCTGGCTAAACCTGCGTCCCGTCACACCCTTGGAACTGGCCACAGAACAGGCCAAACCCATGCTACTTACCAAAAACATAACCATTCCCACCGAAGGACAACTCCTGTTCCTCTTAGAAGAAATCCTCCAACAAATGCGGGCTAACTCCCAACTCCAATATTTTGCCGAACTACATAACCAAAACTCCCTGACCCGAGTACTCTACCCTACCATCAAAGAACTACGCCTCACCGGCATCACTGCTTCCCAACTAAACGAATCATCCTTTGTGGACCCCTGTAAAGGCCAGGAAATAATCACAGTCCTTACTCTCTGGGAAGAAAAACTATCCTCCCTAAACTGGGCTGATGCCGCCACCATCTATAACATAGCCCTTCAAACCAAAACAAACAGCAGTCCTTACTACCTTATTCCCGAAGACCTGGATCTATCACCGCTGGAGCTGACCTTTGTCAAACACCTGACATCCCACAAGCAAATTATCCTCCCTCAGGACCCAGTCCTAAACCATTCTCACAGCCATACTTTTACCACACCACAACCTACTCCCCAAAGCCCCCTGTCCTGGCTCTTTGACCCCCAAAACTCACCGCAACCCCCGGAGCTTACCATCCTGCGTGCTTACGGTCAGACAAACGAAATCCGTCAGGTTCTGCGCCATCTGCAACAAGAAAACATCCCCTTAGATAACGCCGTAGTCTGCCACACCAGCACCAAATATATTCCCCTGATCTTAACCATCACAGCCAGCCAAAACATACCGGTAACCTTTGCCGAAGGTATTCCCTTAGGCTTTACCCGGCCGGGCCGCTTCACCCTGCAGTTAATCCGCTGGATAGAAGAGCGCTACACTTCTTTAATCCTTCACCAACTGATGACCAGCGGCGACATGCGTCTGACCTCAGCCACCACACAAGCCCGTCTGCTGCGCCAGGCAAACATCGGTTGGGAGCGCAGCCGCTACATACCCTGCACAGAATCGCTTCATCAATCCATCCTGCAAAAAGCAACCGCAGCCACCAATGAAGGAAACGACCCCTACGCCCAATATCTCCACCAACAAGCCGAGCATGTATCTACACTAAAACAAACCCTAACCCAAATCTTCTCCCGCATCCCCGACGCCACCGACGGTAACGTCAGCTTCCCTAAGCTTTGCCGGGGAATCTCCCAGACCACCTCCACCTACGCCCGCATCAGCTCCCCCACAGACGGCCTGGCACTGGCCGCCATCCAGGACACCCTCACCGAAGCAGCCCACGCCTTCAGCGGCACACTCCCTTTGCGCGAAGCACTGCGCCGCCTGCATCAGGTCCTGGATACTCTCCACACCGCCGCCTCACCCCCTAAACCGGGCCACCTACACATCACCGGCCTAAACCAGGCAGCCTTTACCCACCGCCCGGTAACCTTCATGGTGGGCCTGGACGCCAACTTCCCAGGCTCCGGCCTGCAGGATCCGGTCCTTCTAGACCAGGAAAGAGAGCAGATCCACCCGGAATTATCCCTTCTGACCCACGAACCTGCCAAAAGACAATACCGCCTGGCCCGCTACCTGTCTTCTCGCCGCGGCCAAATCATCCTCAGCTACCCATCCTACGATACAGTAGAAGGCCGCCATACTTCCCCCGCCGCCATCCTTTTGCAGGCCCACCGCCTGCAAACCAACAACCCCACCGCCGACTACTCCGCTCTACAAGAATCACTCACCACACCGGCCGGCTTTCTGGCCCCATCACCGGACCAATTCACCACCCTGGAAGAATGGTGGTTAACAACCACGCTTAAAAATCTCTCTGCCCACAACATTAACACGGTAACAGCCTGTTATCCCCACATTGCCTCCGGATTAGAAGCCCACCAACACAGAGCAGGCACCGACTTTACCCCTTATGACGGCAGGGTAGACCCGGATTTGGACCGCGATCCCCGCATTTCCCAAACCCTGACCCTGTCTGCCACCCAATTTGAAAACCTGGCCAACTGTCCTTTCGGCTACTTTCTGCGCTACGTACTGCGCATCCAACCACCGGAGGATGCAGAGTACGATCCCGGCACCTGGCTGGACCCCTTAACCCGCGGCTCCTTACTCCACGACATCTACTGCACCTACCTGCGCCAAACACACAACCCGGATAACCCCCAGCCTCCCAACAAACAAACACTGCTATCCATAGCCGAAGACCTCATCAATCAAACCAAACAAACCCTGCCGCCGCCCAGCGACATGGTCTTTGAGCACGAGAAAGAAGAGCTCCTCCGCGGCCTGGAAGTCTTCTGGCGCGTAGAAGAGTCCGCCCAGACCAAGCCCGCCTTCTTTGAAGTGCCCTTTGGTTTTGGCCAACAGGAAGCAGAAGAAGCGGGACTGGGCCTCTCCGAGCCGGTTACCGTCACCCTGTCCGACGGCAAAGAAATCCGCATCCGCGGCCGCATCGACCGCATCGACTACGGCACCGCAGAGAACCTCTACCAGGTCTGGGACTTTAAAACCGGCAGCACCTACGGCTACGAAGAACAGGCAGTATTTAAGCAGGGCCGCCAGATCCAACACGCCCTCTATGCCTTTGCCGCCGAAGCCATCCTCAAACAGTCCGGCACAGACCACAACGCAAAAGTGGAAGCCTCCGGCTACCTGTTTCCCACAGACAAAGGGGAAGGCCAGCGCTTTGCCCGCCTGCAGGCCAACCGCCACCAGATCCTGGAGCTTCTCAGCCAAGGACTGGACATTGTGGCCACCGGCACATTTTGTGCCACCGATGACCAGAACCGCTGCACTTTCTGTGATTTTAAAATTGTCTGCAGACACCCACAAGCAAGCATACAAGCCAAAGAGAAAAAAGAGCATCCCGATCTGGATGCCTGGAGGGGGTTAGAAGACTATGAATAG
- the hepT gene encoding type VII toxin-antitoxin system HepT family RNase toxin, which produces MVNKDVLRKKVQYIEANLEKLAYLKQLSSQEFIEDFRNIETAKHLLQVSIEAMLDISNHIIARNRWGTPDKSADSIRLLREKGYFSEAEEELFTKMIKFRNRVVDLYHDINEKEVYKILQENLQDFSRFLKSIAKNNFSNPQK; this is translated from the coding sequence ATGGTGAATAAAGACGTGCTACGCAAAAAAGTTCAATACATTGAAGCCAATCTCGAGAAGCTGGCTTACCTAAAGCAACTGTCGTCACAGGAGTTTATTGAAGACTTTCGTAATATAGAAACAGCAAAGCACCTGTTACAGGTTTCCATTGAAGCAATGTTGGACATCTCCAACCATATCATTGCCAGAAATCGCTGGGGCACTCCTGATAAAAGCGCTGATTCCATCAGGTTGTTACGGGAAAAAGGATATTTCTCAGAAGCAGAAGAAGAACTGTTTACTAAAATGATTAAGTTTCGCAACAGAGTTGTAGATCTCTATCACGACATCAATGAAAAGGAAGTATACAAGATACTACAGGAAAATCTACAGGATTTTTCCCGCTTTCTTAAATCAATAGCCAAAAACAATTTTAGCAATCCGCAAAAATAG
- a CDS encoding metallophosphoesterase family protein has protein sequence MTISMIHCGDIHLGFDQYNSEERFHDFHRSFLNIVDYAIENRVDYFVIAGDFFNKRSINPRTLSQAIDGLNRLRKKEIRVIAIEGNHDKAPYGQGDSWMDFLNQQEYFYLLNPRFDQGDLVLEAYEQKQGGSLVAFPGIRFVGLGYQGSMTARRLSELNEQLEKSEEVTILLLHSAVNNLLHLGGIKYEDIALLKEKIDYVAMGHIHQRYELDHWIYNPGSPECWDVGEGAKEKGFYHVVFADGQKNVTFVPSLKRPVHSLAVNVSGCEELDEVYALCDEEVDKLDIKEDSRPIVQLIIKGYTPFNPLAIDTKLLEEKIANTLDCLIVEVVNNAVMKGSHHATSDGPEMNRDDLEREVLRGLFMEKGNLSPWVDELVDLSRNVKELILKEADEQSVSALVESLAEKIVAEDLVQDCEEQVAAAMESNDEGSEA, from the coding sequence ATGACCATCAGTATGATTCATTGCGGAGACATTCATTTAGGCTTTGATCAATATAACAGCGAAGAAAGATTTCATGACTTTCACCGCTCATTTTTAAATATCGTAGACTATGCCATAGAAAACAGGGTGGATTATTTTGTTATCGCCGGTGATTTCTTTAATAAGCGCAGTATTAATCCCAGAACGCTAAGTCAGGCCATTGACGGATTAAACAGACTCAGAAAAAAAGAAATTCGGGTAATTGCCATTGAGGGAAACCACGATAAAGCTCCCTACGGCCAGGGAGATTCCTGGATGGATTTTTTAAACCAACAAGAATACTTTTACCTGCTAAACCCTCGCTTTGACCAGGGAGATCTTGTTTTGGAGGCATATGAACAAAAACAGGGTGGAAGCCTGGTGGCATTTCCCGGGATTAGGTTTGTGGGCCTTGGTTATCAGGGTTCTATGACCGCCCGCAGGCTCTCTGAGCTTAATGAGCAGCTGGAAAAATCAGAAGAGGTTACTATCTTACTACTGCATTCAGCCGTCAATAACCTGCTGCATCTTGGCGGCATAAAATATGAAGATATTGCGCTATTAAAAGAAAAAATAGATTATGTGGCCATGGGCCATATCCATCAGCGCTACGAACTAGACCACTGGATCTATAATCCCGGCAGTCCGGAGTGCTGGGATGTGGGAGAAGGCGCTAAGGAAAAAGGTTTTTACCATGTTGTTTTTGCCGATGGCCAAAAAAATGTAACCTTTGTTCCCAGTTTAAAGCGCCCCGTTCATTCCTTGGCCGTTAATGTTTCCGGGTGTGAAGAGTTAGATGAAGTTTACGCTCTTTGTGATGAAGAAGTGGACAAGCTGGATATAAAAGAAGACAGCCGCCCCATTGTCCAGCTGATAATTAAAGGCTATACCCCTTTTAATCCCCTGGCCATTGATACTAAGCTGTTGGAAGAAAAAATAGCCAACACCCTGGACTGCCTGATTGTGGAAGTGGTAAATAACGCTGTGATGAAAGGCAGCCACCACGCCACCTCCGATGGCCCTGAAATGAATCGGGATGATTTGGAACGGGAAGTGTTGCGCGGCCTCTTTATGGAAAAAGGTAATCTGTCCCCCTGGGTAGATGAGCTGGTGGATCTCTCCCGAAACGTTAAGGAACTCATCCTAAAAGAGGCAGATGAGCAGTCCGTCTCTGCTCTTGTTGAAAGTCTGGCAGAAAAAATTGTGGCAGAGGATTTGGTTCAGGATTGTGAAGAACAAGTGGCTGCTGCAATGGAATCCAATGATGAGGGAAGTGAAGCGTAA
- a CDS encoding DUF3221 domain-containing protein yields the protein MKKICVLVICVAIFIMVAGCNRFIEGTDFTATVLENEDTSLLVEPDEGSAELSSADRIFVYVGEAELVDAQGREISVGDIESGMRVEIYYTGGVAESYPAQIHGAYKVRLLEN from the coding sequence ATGAAGAAAATTTGTGTTTTGGTTATCTGTGTGGCGATTTTTATCATGGTGGCAGGGTGCAATCGATTTATTGAAGGCACTGATTTTACCGCCACAGTGCTTGAGAATGAGGACACTTCATTATTGGTGGAACCTGATGAGGGCTCTGCTGAATTAAGCTCTGCGGACCGTATTTTTGTTTACGTCGGTGAGGCGGAACTGGTGGATGCTCAAGGCAGAGAAATATCTGTTGGGGATATAGAAAGCGGAATGCGGGTCGAGATTTATTACACAGGCGGTGTTGCCGAGAGCTATCCGGCACAGATTCACGGAGCTTATAAAGTTAGGCTACTGGAAAACTAA
- a CDS encoding UvrD-helicase domain-containing protein, with the protein MNRVQLQDEQARQAIKTRLTETFLVEAGAGSGKTTSLVQRMTALISTGQCQMENMAAVTFTRKAAGELRERFQEKLEKEYQSTTDPTTKQTLETALSQLDRAFIGTIHSFCSRLLRERPVEAGMSPDFTEIEGLEEKILAQTAWEEYLLEVRFTQPQLLKQIRQIDVSPQDLKEAYHQLTLYPDVELATTSASYPDFAPARKSLNDLLLLAETALPLNPPDGGWDQLQRLLRQALRWRRFFDLSDDRNLIRLLSKLNKKKKVVQKKWLTKETAKQIQAFFDHFRESDIQPTLRQWWEYRYPHLLEFLLPAVAHFQTVRQRENQVNFQDLLMRTAALLKNNSEVRGYFQNRYTHLLVDEFQDTDPIQAEIMMFLTGCDLTETDWTKISPKPGALFVVGDPKQSIYRFRRADIDTYNRVKDLIKKANGEVLHLTANFRSLTEIIDWVNPVFDDLLTQSVAPYQADAVPMQPVRKNHPDNTGGIFKIEIPGITYHKQETIVSEDAARIAAWIRTCLDGNVTLTRTAEEEQAGLSATPSPNDFLILVRYKDYMSLYARALEEYNIPFSLSGASDIAASRELQELHLLLQALADPDNPVPLVATLRGLFFGVSDEDLYRLKKANGRFCLLSPIPDDPTVESFIPIWEKLQQYRAWTRELPPSSAIENIISDLGLIPYALAGSMGKGRTGYILQLLELIRSREQNGQTTFPATVDFISELLEAGMEEELDVEAGIAPAVRIMNLHKAKGLEAPVVFLANPGKTVTREPNLHVSRTSGTPKGYLQISKRENYASEIFAQPTNWEVHQAEETLYQQAEEARLLYVAATRAKNILIISTYPAKADKSPWHPLEEFMESIPTLDIPQVQLPAKEEPQTQITPETLQAVNQQIQENIARVITPTYTRCTVTDLTKDAQAPERRHTGRGMSWGNVIHNALEALVKYENIDLEALIPQLLQQEGRAEDEKEEVLTLLQEITETPFWQRVQSASEKHTEIPFGIYENDHYLTGTIDLAFREAEGWVLVDYKTDTVRDDVHRQELVNYYTPQLKEYAKRWEEMTGERVKAKGILLIDEMFYASI; encoded by the coding sequence ATGAATAGGGTACAACTCCAAGATGAACAGGCCCGCCAGGCCATTAAAACCCGCTTAACTGAAACCTTCCTGGTGGAGGCGGGTGCAGGCTCAGGTAAAACCACCAGCCTGGTCCAACGCATGACCGCCTTAATTTCTACCGGTCAATGCCAAATGGAAAACATGGCCGCCGTCACTTTCACCCGCAAAGCCGCCGGTGAGCTGCGGGAGCGCTTTCAGGAAAAGCTGGAAAAGGAGTACCAAAGCACAACGGACCCCACCACCAAACAAACCCTGGAAACAGCTCTTTCCCAGCTGGACCGCGCCTTTATAGGCACCATCCATTCCTTTTGTTCCCGGCTTTTGCGCGAGCGCCCGGTGGAAGCGGGCATGTCCCCGGACTTTACCGAAATTGAAGGACTGGAAGAGAAGATCCTGGCCCAGACCGCCTGGGAGGAGTACCTCCTGGAAGTGCGTTTTACCCAACCCCAACTCTTAAAACAAATCCGCCAAATAGATGTCTCACCCCAGGACCTAAAAGAAGCCTACCACCAGCTAACCCTCTATCCCGATGTGGAACTGGCCACAACTTCCGCATCATACCCCGACTTTGCCCCGGCCCGCAAATCCCTAAACGATCTCTTGCTCTTAGCCGAAACAGCACTACCGCTAAATCCCCCTGATGGAGGCTGGGACCAACTCCAGCGCCTGTTGCGCCAGGCTCTGCGCTGGCGACGCTTTTTTGACTTAAGTGATGACCGCAACCTGATTCGCCTGCTGTCCAAACTAAACAAAAAGAAAAAAGTAGTGCAAAAAAAATGGCTCACCAAAGAGACCGCCAAACAAATCCAGGCCTTTTTCGATCATTTCCGGGAAAGCGACATCCAGCCCACCCTCCGCCAGTGGTGGGAATACCGTTATCCCCATCTCTTGGAATTCCTCTTGCCCGCCGTAGCCCATTTCCAAACCGTGCGCCAAAGGGAAAACCAGGTCAACTTCCAGGACCTTTTAATGCGCACCGCCGCACTGCTAAAAAACAACAGTGAAGTGCGCGGCTATTTCCAAAACCGCTACACCCATCTGTTAGTAGACGAATTCCAGGATACCGACCCCATCCAGGCTGAAATCATGATGTTTCTCACCGGTTGTGACCTCACTGAAACCGACTGGACCAAAATCTCGCCTAAACCCGGCGCCCTCTTTGTGGTGGGGGACCCTAAACAGTCCATCTACCGCTTTCGCCGCGCCGACATCGACACCTACAACCGGGTTAAAGACCTGATAAAAAAAGCAAACGGTGAAGTATTACACCTCACCGCCAATTTCCGCTCCCTTACTGAAATCATTGACTGGGTCAATCCGGTCTTTGATGACCTCCTGACCCAATCGGTTGCTCCATACCAGGCAGACGCCGTTCCCATGCAGCCCGTCCGTAAAAACCACCCGGACAACACCGGCGGAATCTTTAAAATTGAAATCCCCGGTATCACCTACCACAAACAGGAAACCATCGTCTCAGAAGACGCCGCCCGCATCGCCGCCTGGATACGCACTTGCCTGGACGGAAACGTAACCCTGACCCGCACCGCCGAGGAAGAACAGGCAGGCCTGTCTGCCACACCATCACCAAACGATTTCTTAATCCTGGTGCGCTATAAAGACTACATGTCTCTCTACGCCCGCGCCTTAGAAGAGTACAACATCCCGTTTTCCCTCTCCGGCGCCAGCGACATCGCCGCTTCCCGGGAACTACAGGAATTACATCTCCTTCTACAAGCCCTGGCCGACCCGGACAACCCGGTGCCTCTGGTGGCCACGCTCCGCGGCCTGTTCTTTGGCGTAAGCGATGAGGACCTCTACCGGCTAAAGAAAGCAAACGGCCGTTTCTGTTTACTTTCCCCAATCCCCGACGACCCCACAGTAGAAAGCTTCATCCCCATCTGGGAAAAACTCCAACAATACCGCGCCTGGACCCGCGAGTTGCCGCCCAGCAGTGCCATTGAAAACATCATTTCCGACCTGGGCTTAATTCCCTATGCCTTGGCCGGCAGCATGGGCAAAGGCCGCACCGGCTATATTCTCCAGCTCCTGGAGCTAATCCGCAGCCGCGAACAAAACGGCCAAACCACCTTCCCCGCCACCGTAGATTTTATCAGTGAGCTATTGGAAGCGGGCATGGAAGAGGAGCTGGACGTGGAAGCGGGCATCGCCCCGGCGGTGCGCATCATGAACCTGCACAAAGCAAAAGGGCTGGAAGCACCGGTAGTCTTTCTGGCTAACCCCGGAAAAACGGTCACCCGCGAACCAAACCTCCACGTCTCCCGCACATCAGGAACCCCAAAGGGCTACCTGCAAATCAGCAAACGGGAAAACTACGCTTCCGAAATATTTGCCCAACCCACCAACTGGGAAGTACACCAAGCCGAAGAAACCCTCTACCAACAGGCAGAGGAAGCACGCCTGCTCTATGTTGCCGCCACCCGCGCCAAAAACATCCTCATCATCAGCACCTACCCGGCCAAAGCAGACAAAAGCCCCTGGCACCCTTTGGAAGAATTCATGGAAAGCATCCCAACCCTGGACATCCCCCAAGTGCAACTGCCTGCAAAAGAAGAACCGCAAACCCAGATCACACCGGAAACCCTCCAAGCCGTAAACCAACAAATCCAGGAAAACATTGCCCGGGTAATTACCCCCACCTATACCCGCTGCACGGTAACGGACCTAACCAAAGACGCCCAAGCTCCCGAACGCCGGCACACCGGCCGCGGTATGAGCTGGGGTAACGTAATCCACAATGCTCTAGAAGCCCTGGTTAAGTACGAAAACATAGACCTGGAAGCCCTGATTCCCCAATTACTGCAGCAGGAAGGACGCGCTGAAGATGAAAAAGAAGAAGTGCTTACACTTCTTCAAGAAATAACAGAAACACCATTTTGGCAGCGCGTGCAAAGCGCCTCCGAAAAGCACACCGAAATACCTTTTGGCATCTACGAAAATGACCACTACCTCACCGGCACCATTGATCTGGCCTTCCGCGAAGCAGAAGGCTGGGTCCTGGTAGACTACAAAACCGACACAGTCCGCGACGATGTCCACCGCCAGGAATTAGTCAACTACTACACCCCGCAGCTAAAAGAATACGCCAAAAGGTGGGAAGAGATGACGGGGGAGAGGGTAAAAGCTAAAGGTATTCTGCTGATAGATGAAATGTTTTATGCATCTATATAG
- the mntA gene encoding type VII toxin-antitoxin system MntA family adenylyltransferase antitoxin — MSEMLKLDDKLLALRELFPALPHVQTVFLFGSYGTEYQTPLSDIDFAVYFNKKVSVDDEADLLSKLSIALDTDRVDLVNLNKAPLSLQFNVISEGKIIYERDYIATCDFIEKVIKYYQDYAITLHKFNRVYDQSFREAYRDGE; from the coding sequence ATGTCGGAAATGCTGAAATTAGATGACAAACTCTTGGCCTTGCGTGAACTGTTTCCTGCACTACCCCATGTGCAAACAGTATTTTTATTCGGCTCCTACGGTACAGAGTATCAAACGCCTCTCAGTGATATTGATTTTGCCGTCTACTTTAATAAAAAGGTATCTGTTGACGATGAAGCAGATCTGCTAAGTAAGCTTTCAATCGCTTTGGACACAGACAGGGTGGACTTGGTAAATCTGAATAAAGCACCATTATCGCTTCAGTTTAATGTAATTTCCGAAGGTAAAATCATCTATGAACGCGACTATATTGCAACCTGTGATTTTATAGAGAAAGTTATAAAATATTACCAGGATTATGCCATCACCCTTCACAAGTTTAATCGGGTTTATGATCAGTCCTTTAGGGAGGCGTACCGGGATGGTGAATAA
- a CDS encoding Uma2 family endonuclease, whose amino-acid sequence MDSRELITAQELADSLRLSVDTIWRYTREKRIPYVEIGQRQYRYNKQSVLKALSGEDFCALAKEESAPYQDKKKLTYADYAKLPEEPGYRHEIIDGVLLRDPSPTFHHQRVSRRLQRILEDYFFKVDPKGEVFDAPLDLSLAEYTVVQPDLLYLPGSRPPQNNPIDVVPELVVEVISPSTGKKDRVLKLNHYQAAGILHYWIVDPEEGIIEAYELREGHYVSMVRAHTGTFSHPSFTGLSFDIETLFSKPS is encoded by the coding sequence ATGGATTCCCGAGAGCTTATTACAGCTCAGGAGTTAGCCGATTCTTTAAGGCTTTCTGTAGATACAATCTGGAGATATACCCGGGAAAAAAGAATTCCTTATGTGGAGATTGGTCAAAGGCAGTACCGGTATAATAAACAGAGTGTGCTAAAAGCGTTGTCGGGAGAAGATTTTTGTGCTCTTGCCAAGGAAGAATCAGCTCCCTACCAGGACAAAAAGAAACTAACCTATGCAGATTATGCAAAACTCCCAGAAGAGCCTGGCTATCGCCATGAGATTATAGACGGAGTACTCTTGCGCGATCCTTCTCCGACCTTTCACCACCAACGTGTTTCCAGACGGCTGCAGCGAATACTGGAAGATTACTTTTTCAAGGTGGATCCAAAGGGCGAAGTTTTTGATGCCCCGCTCGATCTTTCCTTAGCCGAGTATACTGTGGTACAACCTGATTTATTATACCTGCCGGGCAGCAGGCCTCCCCAAAATAACCCGATAGATGTTGTTCCGGAGTTGGTTGTGGAAGTTATTTCACCTTCTACCGGCAAAAAGGATCGGGTCCTAAAACTGAACCACTATCAGGCAGCGGGAATCCTTCATTATTGGATTGTAGATCCGGAAGAAGGCATTATAGAGGCTTATGAATTGCGGGAGGGACATTATGTGTCCATGGTCAGAGCTCACACAGGCACTTTCTCTCACCCAAGTTTCACAGGGCTTTCTTTTGATATTGAAACGCTGTTTAGCAAACCAAGCTGA